A genomic segment from Syntrophotalea acetylenivorans encodes:
- a CDS encoding indolepyruvate oxidoreductase subunit beta: MSNEVTNILISGVGGQGILLASEVLSEVLMLAGFDVKKNEIHGMSQRGGSVVSHIRYGKKVYSSIIPEGQADMLLGFELLETYRYLPLVRKGGSVLANNLQVFPAPVTLGKESYPVDIPAKIKAAFPDTKLVDGLQLASDAGNQRTVNVVLLGALSKNIDIDDSFWQQTLQKMVPAKYLEENLKAFSLGRNL; the protein is encoded by the coding sequence ATGAGTAATGAAGTGACCAATATTCTCATTTCCGGTGTAGGCGGCCAGGGCATCCTGCTGGCTAGTGAAGTCCTTTCAGAAGTACTCATGCTGGCCGGTTTTGACGTCAAAAAAAATGAAATCCACGGCATGTCTCAACGGGGTGGCAGTGTTGTTTCCCATATCCGTTACGGTAAGAAGGTGTATTCATCAATTATTCCCGAAGGGCAGGCTGATATGCTGCTCGGCTTTGAATTGCTTGAGACCTATCGTTACTTGCCGCTGGTTCGGAAGGGCGGGAGCGTTCTAGCCAACAACCTGCAGGTGTTTCCTGCTCCGGTTACCCTTGGCAAGGAGAGTTACCCTGTTGATATACCGGCAAAAATCAAGGCGGCTTTCCCTGACACCAAGCTCGTTGACGGGTTGCAGCTGGCTTCCGATGCCGGCAATCAGAGAACCGTGAATGTCGTGCTACTCGGAGCCTTGTCGAAGAATATCGATATTGACGACAGCTTCTGGCAGCAGACTTTACAAAAAATGGTTCCCGCTAAGTACCTGGAAGAAAACCTGAAGGCCTTCAGCTTGGGTCGCAATCTGTGA
- the iorA gene encoding indolepyruvate ferredoxin oxidoreductase subunit alpha, protein MERAILSGNEAIARGAYEAGVKVASAYPGTPSTEILENVVQYPTIDASWAPNEKVALEVGIGASFGGGRALVAMKHVGVNVAADPLFTLSYTGVRGGLVLAVADDPELHSSQNEQDSRNYAKFAKIPMFEPADSQEALTYTRLALETSEQFDTPIMLRTTTRISHSKSVVTLQDPVTGLPEPGLEKDPAKFVMLPSNARKRHPLVEDRITRLEEWACQQPFNRVEKVGGKIGVITAGVSYQYAREALPDADILKLGMVYPLPKQLIRDFAAQYDTLYVIEELDPFIEEQVRAMGIEVVGKDLFSICGELTPGRVAKSLSGKDEQPFFSHSETLPNRPPSMCPGCPHRSVFHSLNRLKAFVTGDIGCYTLGFMEPLAAMDTCICMGASIGNATGLSKLLSGDEQRKVVAVIGDSTFLHTGINGLMDMVYNSAVSTVVILDNRITAMTGRQENPSSGYTLMGADSYRVDLEQLCRAVGVQHVKVVDPYEVAATRQVLKEEMERPEVSVVIARRPCMLVKRDPVARKPAMKVDLDRCTGCRACLKLGCPAIEWRTTADGKGVAHINSLFCVGCGLCNQVCNVDAIGDINE, encoded by the coding sequence ATGGAACGTGCTATTTTGTCAGGTAATGAAGCAATCGCTCGCGGAGCCTATGAAGCCGGCGTTAAAGTCGCTTCGGCTTATCCAGGGACCCCGAGTACAGAGATTCTCGAAAATGTGGTGCAATATCCCACCATCGACGCCTCTTGGGCTCCTAACGAAAAAGTGGCCCTGGAGGTCGGGATTGGTGCCTCTTTTGGCGGTGGACGAGCTTTGGTCGCGATGAAGCATGTTGGGGTTAATGTCGCTGCTGACCCCTTATTCACTCTTTCATATACCGGTGTCAGAGGTGGTCTGGTCCTGGCCGTAGCTGATGATCCCGAGTTGCATTCGTCACAGAATGAGCAGGACAGCCGTAACTATGCAAAATTTGCCAAAATCCCCATGTTCGAGCCGGCGGATAGTCAGGAAGCTCTGACTTATACTCGCCTTGCTCTGGAAACCAGTGAGCAATTTGATACACCGATTATGTTGCGCACAACCACCCGCATCTCTCACTCTAAATCGGTGGTTACTCTGCAAGACCCGGTAACCGGTCTGCCCGAGCCCGGCCTTGAAAAAGATCCCGCCAAATTTGTCATGTTGCCCAGCAATGCGCGTAAACGGCATCCTCTTGTCGAAGACCGCATTACCCGGCTAGAAGAGTGGGCTTGTCAGCAGCCCTTTAATCGGGTTGAAAAGGTCGGTGGTAAAATCGGGGTGATCACTGCCGGCGTAAGCTACCAATATGCCAGGGAGGCTTTGCCGGATGCTGACATTCTTAAGCTGGGCATGGTTTATCCGCTTCCCAAGCAGTTAATCCGTGACTTTGCCGCCCAATACGACACCCTCTATGTCATTGAAGAACTCGACCCTTTCATTGAAGAGCAGGTCCGTGCCATGGGGATCGAAGTTGTGGGCAAGGACCTTTTTTCCATTTGTGGAGAATTGACCCCTGGTCGAGTCGCTAAAAGCCTCTCCGGTAAAGATGAACAACCTTTTTTCAGCCACAGCGAGACTCTGCCGAACCGTCCGCCGAGTATGTGCCCGGGGTGCCCGCATCGCAGTGTTTTTCATTCTCTTAACCGCCTGAAGGCATTTGTTACCGGCGATATTGGTTGCTATACCCTCGGTTTTATGGAGCCTCTGGCGGCTATGGACACCTGCATCTGCATGGGCGCCAGTATCGGCAATGCTACGGGATTGAGTAAACTGCTTTCCGGCGATGAGCAGCGGAAGGTGGTTGCCGTGATCGGTGACTCCACCTTTTTGCATACCGGTATCAATGGTTTGATGGATATGGTGTACAACAGTGCGGTCTCTACCGTGGTCATTCTTGATAATCGCATTACTGCCATGACCGGTCGTCAGGAGAACCCCTCATCAGGCTACACTCTGATGGGAGCGGACAGTTACCGGGTTGATCTGGAGCAACTCTGCAGAGCGGTTGGTGTTCAACACGTAAAGGTTGTTGATCCTTACGAGGTTGCCGCTACCCGTCAAGTTCTTAAAGAAGAAATGGAACGCCCTGAGGTCTCTGTCGTTATTGCCCGTCGGCCTTGCATGCTTGTCAAACGCGATCCGGTTGCGCGCAAGCCTGCCATGAAGGTCGATCTAGACCGCTGTACTGGTTGCCGGGCTTGTCTCAAGCTGGGTTGCCCGGCCATCGAATGGCGCACTACTGCTGACGGTAAGGGTGTGGCTCATATTAATAGTTTATTCTGTGTCGGCTGCGGTCTTTGCAACCAGGTTTGTAATGTCGACGCTATTGGAGATATCAATGAGTAA
- a CDS encoding Na/Pi cotransporter family protein, with protein sequence MLPDFINQPLLFGLIGGLGLLLFGMKIMSEALQKIAGDRLRRGLSSLTNNRLLGVLTGASVTAIVQSSNATAVMVVGFVNAGLMSIAQALGVLLGANIGTTVTAQLLAFNIGHFALPAIGIGTGLKLFCSNKRWSLFGEVVLGFGILFFGFTIMKGTFVPIKDNASFHDFLLLVSQHQIFAVALGALLTVLIQSSSATIGLTLVLAGNGLLPFDLCIALILGENIGTACSANIAALNTNLAARRTALAHLLFNLIGVAYVLLLFPYFLHLVDLLTPGDPDFVLNTPQLAAQFDAAIGDKPFIARHIANSHTLFNMVNALVFLPLLSLVARFTTLLMKGRLTTQSFHLQYLDNRVLNTPILALSQAQLETKRMAHLSLAVFDKTLDLLPGYSEEKIRHLSREEGSMDMLQREITDFLVNLSQQSITREASRQAAGLMHIVNDLERLGDHCENLQHLLVTRIDRQIEFSEAAIEELDDLVSHTRNFLLLTINAIDSESKIQNREGEQHASAIFDLELELRNNHIQRLSTGECNTAQGLLFIDILHHVAKVGEHVGNITRGLGET encoded by the coding sequence TTGCTGCCGGACTTTATAAATCAACCATTGTTATTCGGCCTGATTGGCGGTCTTGGCCTCTTATTGTTCGGCATGAAAATCATGTCGGAGGCACTACAGAAGATAGCCGGAGATCGTCTGCGCAGGGGGCTTTCCTCTTTAACTAACAACCGTCTGTTGGGCGTCCTCACCGGCGCTTCTGTAACCGCTATCGTACAATCGTCCAACGCTACCGCAGTGATGGTGGTAGGGTTCGTTAATGCCGGGCTCATGTCCATTGCCCAGGCGCTCGGGGTTTTGCTCGGGGCCAATATCGGCACCACTGTAACCGCTCAGTTGCTGGCCTTCAATATAGGCCATTTTGCCTTGCCGGCTATTGGTATCGGTACCGGCCTTAAGCTGTTCTGTTCCAATAAGCGTTGGTCCCTATTTGGCGAAGTTGTGCTAGGCTTCGGCATTTTGTTTTTTGGTTTCACTATCATGAAAGGAACTTTTGTCCCGATTAAGGACAATGCTTCTTTTCACGATTTTTTACTTTTGGTCAGCCAACATCAGATCTTTGCTGTGGCCCTCGGCGCCTTACTAACCGTTCTGATTCAAAGCAGTAGCGCTACTATTGGGCTAACCCTGGTGCTCGCGGGGAATGGTCTTCTTCCCTTCGATTTATGTATTGCCCTGATTCTCGGTGAAAATATCGGTACTGCATGCAGTGCTAATATTGCAGCCCTTAATACCAACCTTGCCGCACGTCGTACCGCATTGGCTCATTTGCTCTTCAACCTGATCGGTGTGGCCTATGTTTTACTGCTTTTTCCCTATTTCCTCCATTTAGTCGACTTACTCACTCCAGGTGATCCCGATTTCGTTCTCAATACCCCCCAGCTCGCTGCTCAGTTTGACGCTGCAATAGGCGATAAGCCCTTTATTGCGCGTCATATCGCCAACAGTCATACCCTATTCAACATGGTCAATGCCTTGGTTTTTTTGCCTTTGCTTAGTTTGGTGGCCCGATTCACGACTTTATTGATGAAAGGTCGCTTAACTACACAATCATTTCATTTGCAATATCTCGACAACAGGGTTCTCAATACGCCGATTCTTGCTCTTAGTCAGGCTCAGCTCGAAACCAAACGCATGGCGCACTTAAGTCTGGCAGTATTCGATAAAACCTTGGACCTTTTGCCTGGATACAGCGAAGAAAAGATCAGGCATTTAAGCCGGGAAGAGGGTTCCATGGATATGCTGCAACGGGAGATTACAGATTTTCTGGTCAATTTATCCCAGCAATCGATAACTCGAGAGGCTTCCAGGCAAGCCGCCGGACTGATGCATATTGTTAATGATCTGGAAAGGCTCGGGGATCATTGCGAAAATCTACAACACCTTCTGGTGACCAGAATCGATCGGCAAATCGAATTTTCCGAAGCAGCTATAGAAGAACTCGACGACCTTGTTTCACATACTAGAAATTTTTTACTCCTGACCATCAACGCTATCGATAGTGAATCGAAAATTCAAAACAGGGAAGGGGAGCAACATGCTTCTGCTATTTTTGATCTCGAGTTAGAATTACGAAATAATCATATTCAGCGCCTGAGTACCGGCGAATGCAATACTGCACAAGGTCTGTTGTTTATCGATATTTTACATCATGTCGCCAAGGTTGGAGAACATGTTGGAAATATCACTCGCGGTCTTGGCGAGACTTAA
- a CDS encoding L-threonylcarbamoyladenylate synthase produces MILALNPENPQQRLVNRVVECLKQGGVIAYPTDTIYGLGCDIFNKKGVKKIYQIKQRDPRKPFSFICADLSDVSNYAQVSNFAFKIMKRYLPGPFTFVLEATRVVPDVLTTRQKTVGIRIPDNPIALSIVRELGHPIVTTSVNISGEESHCDPVIINQQVGKQLDMVVDGGNLLGEQSTVISLIDDKVEVLRQGSGDTSWIHQL; encoded by the coding sequence ATGATCCTTGCACTCAATCCTGAAAATCCTCAACAACGTTTGGTTAATCGTGTGGTTGAGTGTCTGAAACAGGGGGGGGTAATCGCCTATCCTACAGACACCATTTACGGTCTGGGTTGCGATATCTTCAATAAAAAAGGGGTCAAAAAGATATATCAGATTAAACAGCGGGACCCGAGAAAACCGTTTTCATTTATCTGTGCTGATCTTTCCGATGTCTCAAACTACGCTCAAGTGAGTAACTTTGCTTTTAAAATAATGAAACGTTATCTTCCTGGGCCTTTTACCTTCGTCCTGGAAGCCACTCGAGTTGTACCCGATGTGCTGACTACCCGGCAAAAAACAGTTGGCATTCGCATCCCCGACAACCCCATTGCCTTGTCTATTGTGCGGGAACTGGGTCATCCCATAGTGACCACCAGTGTTAATATTTCCGGCGAAGAGAGCCACTGTGATCCTGTAATAATTAATCAGCAGGTTGGTAAACAATTGGATATGGTCGTCGATGGGGGGAATCTGCTTGGTGAGCAATCGACCGTTATCAGTCTCATTGATGATAAGGTGGAAGTGTTGCGGCAGGGCAGTGGCGACACTTCCTGGATTCATCAACTTTGA
- the dut gene encoding dUTP diphosphatase translates to MSMVDVQVKLLRDTAQLPVYMTELAAGMDLFACLEESQQLLPGQRCLIPTGIALAIPAGYEGQVRPRSGLAIKKGLSLVNAPGTIDADYRGEIKVVMINHGQEPVTIACGDRIAQLIITPVHQASLTLVDELDTTAREAGGFGHTG, encoded by the coding sequence ATGAGTATGGTCGATGTCCAAGTAAAATTATTGCGCGACACTGCGCAATTGCCCGTGTATATGACAGAATTGGCTGCAGGCATGGATCTATTCGCCTGTCTTGAAGAAAGCCAGCAATTGCTTCCAGGTCAACGGTGTTTGATCCCGACCGGCATTGCCTTGGCCATACCCGCAGGTTACGAAGGGCAGGTGCGGCCGCGTTCCGGGTTGGCGATAAAAAAGGGCCTGAGTCTTGTCAACGCACCAGGTACTATCGATGCCGATTACCGTGGAGAGATCAAGGTTGTGATGATCAACCATGGCCAAGAACCGGTGACGATAGCTTGCGGCGACAGAATAGCTCAGTTGATCATTACACCGGTACATCAAGCCTCCCTGACTTTAGTTGACGAACTGGATACAACCGCTCGTGAGGCTGGAGGTTTTGGGCATACCGGTTAA